ACAAAAAACAGAGTGACACTTCTACAGTAGTTGTTCAGGGTTTTGTttacctgcaaaaaaaaaaatcatttggttCACTGAAACAGCTTTTGGTCAATTCAAAACACCAAGTATTTGGATAAGAAGAATCATTAGGGAGCCATTCAAACACAAGCTCGTTTTCACGcattcaattttcaattagtgTCACGGGAATCTGCATCTGACAGCGCGTCGAATGGCTTTACTCCAGAGGCTCATACCACAGCTTCacatcacacccacacaggtcAAACATCTCCGTTAAAACACCTTTTAATAAATGGTTCACTCATAAGTGTGGGTTTATCCCCCTCTAACACTGAGAGCCCTATCACTGTCAATGCACACAAAGCATACGCAAAGCACACAAGACATGAATCAGTAGAAGGCAGTGATATCAGTTTGGCTGAGCGTATTTTGGGTCGACATGTTTGTTGGTCTCCTACCATGACCGTGGTAACTGCGTGAGTagaagaggtaaaaaaaaaaaaaaaaaaaatgctgcagggGGTCAGCGGTGCGAAGCGCAGGATAATTTAGCGACACACAAAAAGGCttttaaagtctgtttacaTTCAACACAAAGAAAGTGAACAGTGCTTCTGGACAGGTCTCCTACAGAAAGCATTCCAGTCGGGCCAAGAAAGCAGCGCCAGCATTTACAATTGATTGCAGTGGAAGAGATGCCTtcatctgaatatttttttttttttttttacagctgctttTCTCCGAAAGTCGTGCCCCACCTGCCCCTGACCACGCGCTCCAGTGACAAAGGCAAAGTGATTCACTTCCTCAAACATAAAGGAATGCTGTGTTCATCGTGGAATTGTTATGCAGTAACTCTACCTACGGACAGTGTAACCTGCAGGTTCTTATCACAAAGTGATCATCAAACAAACTACACAAGCCTGGCATGTTcagggagaaataaaaaaaaaacaaaaacaatttctgtTCGCTGTAAATGGAGGCAACTAGTCATAAACATTAAAAGTAACATTGTCCAGACTTGAGGATAAAAGAGCACCAGTAAAATCATACGATAATGCCAGTTGAGTACACCGAAACCACCTCAGCCCACTCATCAGCTGGCATTACCCAGCCAAACACGCAAATCAAACTTTCATTGAGAAGCACCCCTCTCTCACACCACTCTTCAGACTGACAGCACACCCACCGTGGATACAAAAAGCCCACACACCCCTGTTAAAATGGAAGGCTTTtgtaacataaaaaacaaaaccaagataTATCATTTCAGAAATGTTTCCACCCTTTAGTGTGGCCTATAACCTATAagattaaactgaaaaacaaaccgaAACtgttgaaaaacatttaaaaacgtATAATCTGGTTGCATAATTGTAAACACCCACAAACTAGTACTTCTGACTTCTGATGAGGCGACTTCTGATTTTCTGACAGTAAGAGCATCTCCTGCGCACAGGCCTCCTGTAACCCCACAGATTTTCTATTGGATTCAGGTCTGGGCTCTTGCTGGGCTGTTCCAAAACCTTTAATCTTCTTTTGAAGCCACTCCTTTGTTGATCTGGATGTGTGCTTTGGGTTGCTGTCATGCTGAAAGGTGAAATTCCTCTTTACCTTCAGCTTTCTAGCAGACGCCTGAGGGGTTTGTACTAAAACCCACTGGTATCTGAAGTTAATCATAATTCATTCCACCCTGACAAAAGCCAAAGTTGGGGCCAGGCTTGGATGTTTAGTTTTTGTGAGAAAAGGCTTCCATGTTGCCACCCTACTCCAAAGCCCAGACATATGAAGAATACTGGAGACTGCTGTGTCACATGTAGCACATGGAGCAAACAGCTTGCAGGAAATTCCTGCAGCTCCTTTCATTTTGCCATTGGCCTCTTAGCAGCCGCTCTGACCAGTTTTCTCCTCgtcttttcatccatttttgGACGGACTTCCTGGTCTTGGCTATGTCACTGTTGTGCCATATTTTCTCCAGTTGTTGATGACTGTCTTCACTGAGCTCCATGGTATAGCTAGTGCCTTAAAAATTCATCTGTGCCCCTCTCCTGATTGGTACCTTTTCATCGGTGAGATCCCCTTCATGCTTAGGAAGCTCTTTGTGGACCATGGATGCAACCAAGAAGAGGAACAAGTCCTCCAGGAACAGCTGAACATTATCTGGGCTTAACCAGTCACTTTAATCGCTGGCAGGTGTATACTAACTACTAGTAAAATGAGTTTGAATGTGATTGGTTAAAAGAGGTTATAAGAGagtgtttcactttgtttttgtagGTTATAGGTCACATCAAACGTGGAAAAAGTTCAGAAATGATTTATCTtagtttcattttcttacatCACAGCAACCTGTCATTTTAACAGGGGTGTGCAGACTTTTTATATCCACTGTTCTGCAGTTAACGGCTGATTATCTGTGGCAGGCTGAGGAGGCCAGGCTGAGTCAGGAGGGTTTTTTGGAGGCCAAAGAGGGGAAGGCGCTGCTGGAAGAGCTGGTGATCGGTGTTGACAGTGTCagtcaatttttaaaaaaaaaaattctacaagtctctttgaaagaaaatgataaaagggaaggagaggaggaattGGAAGAGTCCTAATGTTCGCAGGCAAGCCGAGCGTCATAGATTCATTCGAAGATGTTCGGGCCGCTTGGAGTTCATGGGGTAGGCCTGCTTTTTGTAGGGCCCCGCATTGATGCCCGAAGGGTGCCTGATGGGAAGTGGCGCCGAGGCCTCGGAGGTGCCGCTGCTGCTTGTGTCCATTTGCTCCACTGTTGACACATCCATGGGTTGCTCTCCTGAGCTGCCAGGGGACAGCATGCATGGgctgcctgtcactgtgggTCCCCGGGGCCAACAGTCCCCTCCTGCAAACTTCACCGGACTGTTGAAGAGTAAGATGTGAGAAACTTTTATTCCCATTATTCCTCTGAGCTATTGTCCGTGACACAccggctctttttttttttttttttttttttttttgaaaggtcACCGAGGCAGTTATGTGCGTCGCACGGCTATCACTGGAccaaattattcagagagaaaaacataccTGGAAAAATACTAAAGGCCAGTCACTCTAAAACCTCAGAATTTCCTGTATCTGCCTGATGAGTAAGTGTTCTCTTATTTCAAATTCAACTCAACCCAGTTTCCACAGCTGATCCCCACTTTATCTGACCCATAATGAATGTTATGATTTATTGTTTCAAGCCTTTGGAGGATTCCTGTTGTGACATTTGAAAGAAACCTTTATTTACACTTCAAACGACGGATTTATTTGGGCCAAGCAGGCTACGTTTACAAGGTCAGCAAGTGAGTCATCGATGTGGGGAGGACTCGCTGTGGGAGAAATCTGTAAATGACTGAGGGAAATTCAGTGGAGccagagacaaaaacaacttgCTGTTACCTCACAGGTGTTCTCGGGCTTCCTGGGAACTTCCGCGGTGAGCGCACTTTTGGTTCGAAGGAGAATTTCTCTTTGACGTTTTCAAGCACAGATGGGGCTACATATGTAAAACCCTggggaagggaaggggggaggtgggggggggacaaaaacacagagatctGAGTCCACCTCTTCAAAGCCCATCTTTCCAAAAACAACCCACAGCTGATGATGAGCAATGAAAAGCTGAGTAAACCATATCATGCAATGTGGTGGAACAGTGAGTGGAGCTTCCAGGAAAACCAACAGGACTAAACCAGATGGGATGCATTAACCGGTTCTCGTAAGACCTACTTGTTGAaaaggaaattttaaaaaacccCATCATGTCAAGAGCTCGCCTCTGcttgtatgtttgtttgcagACAACACGGAAAATGTAAAGGGCAGGAGTAAATGCCACGTTGTTCTATTAAAAACCCTCCATCTTTCCTTTACACACCCAATCCAAAAATCCACATCATCGCCATCACTGCTGTTAATGCTGCACCAGACCTTTATTTACTTCAATCTTTGAATTACTTACTCAAAGTGAGTTTTTAAATACAGATGCTAACAGAGTCTGACAACAAATTCTGTTTGTTGTCAGACAAAATCATCTATAATTGTCCTCTGCATCATGCATTATGTCTGAACAGCTGTGTGGTTTGTCAGGGATTGAAAATCTCTGGAAAGTTGGAAAGCCAGAAGTAGAGGTAGCAATACAGAACAATACAGAACAGGTTACCCACCAGGAAGACTTGGTTGGCACTTTCGCTGAGCGTGGAGTCGTCCGGGCTATCCACCGGAGTCTGGCTGGTGAACTTGGAGTCAAACTGGCTGACGTCATCGGCCGATTGCTGCCAAAGGAAGCGGGTCAGTTACTTATCTTACAGGGACAGGTCACAGAGGACGCTGGGGTATAAAGAGACAAACTCACCAGGAAAGGTTTAAATGGAGGCTCTACTTTGCGAGCAAGGAGGTCATCCCAGTTTATATGCCGGAAGAATGGGTGAGCCTAGGaaaagacaacaacagcagcaaggTCTTCATGCTTCATACATCACCACCATCAGGTTTTCCCAAGAAGGATTCTCATTTGAGGTAATATATTAAGTACCGGGATGTTAACACACTGCAGGCAAACACTTGTGACTCTTGTGTTAGTGAATGTACCTGAACCTCAGCAGCATCTCCTGGTCCAGCCCCGAGTCGCGATGAGGGATTTCGTTTCagcagctgaaagagaaaagtttGAAGACTccatttttctgcctctccaaACCTTTCAGCAGAGACAACACCAGCCAGTGGAGTGCGGTGCAGAAGGATGGATTTTACAACTCACCTTTTTTAGAAGGTCCCTGGCTTCTTGTGTGAGGTAAGGTGGAAGGCTGAGTTTGCATTTCAAGATTTTGTCAATCGTCTTCTTTCGGTTTTCGCCAGTGAATGGCGGCTACGAACGGGATTGTCAGAAACAACAGTTCAGCAAATGCTTCTTATCTCAATCAGATAACTTTGTTATGTTAACAATGCTGCTACGGGATCGGGTGGTGTGCACTTACTGCGCCTGTTAGCATGTCATACATGAGAGCTCCCAGACTCCACCAGTCTACTGCCCGGTTATGTCCACTCCTCATCAGGATCTCTGGAGCCCTGAGGAAGGACAGGGAAGGACAAACCAGTACAGCAGGTGAACTACACACTGTGTCGAGTATGAACgttcagatttattaaaaactgAATCTACGAAGTCTGCATGATAATTGCATGACGTACATGTATTCAATTGTACCACAGAAGGTGTGGGTAACTGTTCCGTCATGAATGGACTCTTTGCATAGACCAAAGTCTGTCAACTTCACATGCCCTAGAAAGAAACAGAACCAAAGCAAGAACATGAGAGtaactacaaacacacaacagacagagTATCAcattacacagagagagaattcATTCTGGGAACAAAACGTGGGAAGGACGTGTGGCTAAGTGCAGGTCTTGCCAGCCTGCCTTTTGTGAGGAACATTTCAAGTTTATGTACCATTGTTGTTGAGCATGATGTTCTCAGGCTTCAGGTCTCTATAGATGATGCCCTTCTGGTGCAGGTGACCCAAAGCCATCGAGATCTCAGCCAGGTAGAAACTGTCAAGAGGAAACGAGGAAGTCAGGTCATCATGTTTTCTCCCAGTTACCCTTTCACTGATTTAGTACATCTATAAATCCTCCATCATTATAACGTTCACCAGTGCCCAGTGATCTACAGCCATAGTGTTATTCTAAATGTCATTCAGGTTATTCAAGGAATATTTCACACCCTTATTTATTCAGCAGCTTGGTTCATGTAATCACCATTTTCATCCACAGGCTgtttataaaacagaacaatgtGTACTGGAAAGGTTTCTGCCTGTTCCCAGTCACCCATACTGCCTGACACCTGTGACTGCCTGTTTTCACAAAATTAAACGTTCTAATTTCCTTACTGAATATCTGTGTCCTTAGGAAGgctacatttaaaaatatatccgTGTGCTGAGCTCAGAATCAAAGTAATTGCTGTTTCTCCCTTTAGGTGTAATTGTTAGCATTAATATGCCAGAGACAACAGTTCACAGTGACAATCATCAGGCATTTCTGATCCTGCTGTGCATCATGAGTCAGCAGCAACCAAGAAAAAAAGGACCTTGAAGAGAAAATTTGCAACACTAGTGTTTGTTAAGATTCTCATAATGTAGTCAGTTGGAAACAGTTTAATGTTAGTGTGATAAAGCTGTGAGTGGAAAAGCTGATgcaaaattcaaataaatttaaaactgtTCAAGCCAAACATCCTGCAACCAGAAAAGCTTTAAAACACTCTTAGGACATTATTTCTCAGAAAAGACGCTGTAAGTGAGTCAGAGTAAACCCGAAGTCAAATTTTATCTCCAGCCATCTTAAACATTTAAGATGGACTGCACAGAATACAGAGAGTTCAACCCGAGTACACGCCAACGGTATTATCCAGCTATGAAAAGTTATCCTCTAACCATCAAGATCAGTTTGGCTTCAGTGTCTCTTAATGGACGTTTGGACAGGAGGATCAGGGAATCAAACCACCGACACTGTGATTAACTTACCATGCTGTGTCTTCCATGAAGATACCCTCTCTTTCCAGTTGCATAAACAACTCTCCTCCTGCAGGAAACCACATGCAAAATATGTCAGTCAATTGTATTCACAGTTGAAATATAGACCCACATTTCACtgtactgaaaacacacagaaaaaaaaaaaaaacccaaagcaaaaacaaatgcCAATCTGATTTCCAGTGTGCGCACACTGTCCAATGCTCATGAGAGATCTGTACTGCGTGTTTGACTGGACATCACTATACTCACCGCTCAGATACTCAAGGATGAGGTACAACTTTCCCCCTGTCTGGAAGGCGTAGATGAGGTCCACAATAAAAGGATGCTTCACCTCCTCCAGAATGTTCCTCTCAGCTTTGGTGTGCGCTGTGTCCTTTGCGTTACGCACAATCATGGCCTTAGCAGGGGACAGAAAAGCACAGGAGGTCAGGGTTGAACCCTATTCGCTGGTGACAACATCACAAACTACAGACAAAGGGCAGGAATCGGGACGCCAGGATGGTAGCTACAGTAAAAACCCAAAACCTCAAGCTTCGGGGAATATGAGCTGGCTTTTCAAGCAAAGTCAGACATTAGCTCTGTGTTAGCGGCAGAGAGGAGGCCAAGctgaacagaagcagcagctctgaggtttCATGGGAAAAAGCCTGCTGCCATTATTTTGGGTGGTCTGAGCTTAGCTTTTGGCTAGAGAGCTGAAATCATCAATACGTCACCATAAAAGACACAGAGTGACATACAGCATATAGGAAACAGTACACACAGTAAAGCTGTGTAAGGCTTATGAGTCAGCTGGGTATTTAAGGACCTAATTCCCCATAGATGAAGGCTGCTTGTGTCTCTGTACATATGAATTAGATCATTCAGATGCTATTTCTATAACACTACACTACTTTGTATGTACACTAGGGGGCAGTTAGGTTTACCTTTAATGAGAATAACTGCACTACCCTCCGTTTAACTACATTACACTACATATTAATATAATCTCAGCCAAACCTATGAAAGGCATTTTCACTCACCTTCTTCAAAACTTTCATAGCAAATATCTTCCCAGAGGTAGCACCTGAGACCTTCCGAACTTGAAATacctgttaaaaagaaaaaagaaaaagaaaaaaaaaaattgacatatCAAACAAAATCCATACACATCTAAAGAGGCTTTCTGCAGGGCTGGCCAAGTTAAATTCAAGACTTTTAAGACCTTTTAAATACTGCAGATAAAGAATTAAAGACCTGTTTCACAGTGAAACCGGCCAAAGTATGATGGAAAAACAATGATAATGATATGGAGTAATTAtacttttcatcattttttagCACTTCCCAGCATTATATAGCAATATAATTGATTTAATTACTGTCACCTGGTTCTGGGTAAGTGGCAGACAATGGATAAATGCAGCCAATCAAAAATGAAATTCTCTTTTGAGCCCATTTAACACATTCAGAGAAATTTTGGAAGCTGCATTATGTGTATTTATTCGGCAAAGCAATGAATTAACAAAGGTCACTGTCTCCATTTGTCAAACTGACTGTTATTTGCTATTATTCTGACTACAGTGAGGCCAGGCACTGGTCCGatactgtctgtgttttgagtATCAGTGTACCAGCATAAATGTTAAAAGACTCTTTGCTCTCAGTTTTAAGACCAAAGCACTTCAAACGTGTGCCAATATATATTCTGTAACTGCACAAGAATatcaaaacaaatgacagcGTCTTTCAAAAATTGTAATTACTTTGTAATGCTGAGAAATTCCCAAGTTGCAGAAAATGACGTCTTAGTCATGCACAAAACCACTTCAAGAAAAGAATAAGTCACGCTTCTGCTTGTTAAGTGAAAAATGCTTCCAAAATAACTGTGATGTGCACTTT
This genomic stretch from Toxotes jaculatrix isolate fToxJac2 chromosome 12, fToxJac2.pri, whole genome shotgun sequence harbors:
- the rps6kb1a gene encoding ribosomal protein S6 kinase beta-1 isoform X2, with the translated sequence MAGVFDIDLDQPDENVSDDEPEDGGQLSEYMEQCSGFEFNMDDCEKFEISENSVNKGTEQIRPECFELLKVLGKGGYGKVFQVRKVSGATSGKIFAMKVLKKAMIVRNAKDTAHTKAERNILEEVKHPFIVDLIYAFQTGGKLYLILEYLSGGELFMQLEREGIFMEDTACFYLAEISMALGHLHQKGIIYRDLKPENIMLNNNGHVKLTDFGLCKESIHDGTVTHTFCGTIEYMAPEILMRSGHNRAVDWWSLGALMYDMLTGAPPFTGENRKKTIDKILKCKLSLPPYLTQEARDLLKKLLKRNPSSRLGAGPGDAAEVQAHPFFRHINWDDLLARKVEPPFKPFLQSADDVSQFDSKFTSQTPVDSPDDSTLSESANQVFLGFTYVAPSVLENVKEKFSFEPKVRSPRKFPGSPRTPVR
- the rps6kb1a gene encoding ribosomal protein S6 kinase beta-1 isoform X1 gives rise to the protein MAGVFDIDLDQPDENVSDDEPEDGGQLSEYMEQCSGFEFNMDDCEKFEISENSVNKGTEQIRPECFELLKVLGKGGYGKVFQVRKVSGATSGKIFAMKVLKKAMIVRNAKDTAHTKAERNILEEVKHPFIVDLIYAFQTGGKLYLILEYLSGGELFMQLEREGIFMEDTACFYLAEISMALGHLHQKGIIYRDLKPENIMLNNNGHVKLTDFGLCKESIHDGTVTHTFCGTIEYMAPEILMRSGHNRAVDWWSLGALMYDMLTGAPPFTGENRKKTIDKILKCKLSLPPYLTQEARDLLKKLLKRNPSSRLGAGPGDAAEVQAHPFFRHINWDDLLARKVEPPFKPFLQSADDVSQFDSKFTSQTPVDSPDDSTLSESANQVFLGFTYVAPSVLENVKEKFSFEPKVRSPRKFPGSPRTPVSPVKFAGGDCWPRGPTVTGSPCMLSPGSSGEQPMDVSTVEQMDTSSSGTSEASAPLPIRHPSGINAGPYKKQAYPMNSKRPEHLRMNL
- the rps6kb1a gene encoding ribosomal protein S6 kinase beta-1 isoform X3 encodes the protein MKVLKKAMIVRNAKDTAHTKAERNILEEVKHPFIVDLIYAFQTGGKLYLILEYLSGGELFMQLEREGIFMEDTACFYLAEISMALGHLHQKGIIYRDLKPENIMLNNNGHVKLTDFGLCKESIHDGTVTHTFCGTIEYMAPEILMRSGHNRAVDWWSLGALMYDMLTGAPPFTGENRKKTIDKILKCKLSLPPYLTQEARDLLKKLLKRNPSSRLGAGPGDAAEVQAHPFFRHINWDDLLARKVEPPFKPFLQSADDVSQFDSKFTSQTPVDSPDDSTLSESANQVFLGFTYVAPSVLENVKEKFSFEPKVRSPRKFPGSPRTPVSPVKFAGGDCWPRGPTVTGSPCMLSPGSSGEQPMDVSTVEQMDTSSSGTSEASAPLPIRHPSGINAGPYKKQAYPMNSKRPEHLRMNL